The Ferrimicrobium sp. DNA window TGGCATAGTCGAGCGCGATGGCGCCATCTCTGGCACGAGCCTTCCTTCGTCGCTCACCCTGATCAAGGAAGGATCGGCCGCGACACTGCCCCAGGACAACCCACCGTTTACAACGCCAGCCCTATGGCCTTGTTGAGTATCTCGTGGATGGTCGATCGAAGTTCCGATTCTTCTTGCCGAGGACAACATTGAATGCGACAGACTCTGGAGGCTACGCTTTGGCCCCAAGAAACTCTTGAGCAGTCTTTCCTAGCAGACAGAACTCATTACCTTCCGGGTCCGCCAAGACAATCCAGCTCACATCTGGACCCTGACCGATGTCAACGCGCCGAGCACCAAGGCCCTCCAAGCGTGCCAGCTCCTCTTTGGTCGTTGTTCCATCTGCGCGCAGGTCAAGATGAAGTCGGTTCTTCCTCGACTTTAGATCAGGCACCTTCAAAAAGTCAATCACCGGCAACGAGTGATCCGGTGAACCGATGCTCACATAATCGAACACCTCATCGTCTTCGATAACGTCCCATCCGAGCACTTGACACCAAAACTCCGCGAGGGCGTGTGGATTGTTCGCCCCGACTGCGATATTGAATAGGCGACTTGCCATTGCGCCAGCTTATCAAGCTTAACCAATGCCATACCCCACACGGAAGGTCTCAACAGGGAAGGCAAACGCGAACGCCTCCGCACGACCACCCCTTCTGACCTCTACCCCGACAGAGCAATCGTGATAAATCCTAGTAACGGGGTCCAATTGCGTTGCTAGGATTCGTCGTATAGATGGCTGCCGAGATTCGGCGACATCTAGGTAGAGGAGCGCTTATGCATCCAAGTTTGTTTGAGTACTGGTGGCGAGATGAGTCCGCCCTGACCCTTCAACATACTGAAGCCACCGCGGTGGCCAAGCAAGACCATCATGGGCTGATAGGCTCTGGCGCGCATTGGGCACCCGGGCTGTCAGCGAGACTACAGGATAGGTGGCATCAGGCACAGCACATACTGGGGGTCGTGCCAGAGTCGGGCGTGTCAGAATCGACTGTGCGAGAGCCAGTCGTGACTCGTGACTTTGAGGTTCTACGTGAAGGGAGACTCGTATGAACTATCTTGCGTTCATCTGCCCCGACGACACCTCGGCACCAGATGAGGAGATGATCTTTGCATCCGAAGCTCCTCGTTGGGTCGAAGAGATGGAGAGGCGAGGGGTGCGCCTGCTAGGCCGAGAGCTAGAGGCTCCAAGTTCGGCCTCCACGGTACGTGTCCGTAACGGCGAGACGTTGGTGACCGATGGTCCTTTCGTCGAGACCCGGGGCTACGAATCCAGAGGTTCGGGGGCTCTTGGAAGACTCCAAACCTGAGGCACTGCAAGCACCAGCAGCGTTGATACCACAATGTAGCTAGCACCGATTTCGAGGACACCTCCCTGCCCGACCAGATGTGAGAAGGGGACTGCAATCGCATAGCCCAGTGGGAGTAGCGCGGAACTAGCCAGCCAGTCAAAGCTGGTGACTTTCGACATGACCTCGGGTGGAACGTGGTTCTGCATGAGCGTACCCCACAGTGAGGAGAAGTACTCAAGACCCATCCCGGACAGTGCCCCGGCGACGAGAACGTAGCCGATCGACAGATGAAAGGCAAGGGCGAGGAGAATTGAGACCGTTGAGAACAGTGCCAGCAAACCAAGCCGCAGGGGCCGGCGACTTCTGCTCCGAAAGGCCCATAGGCCCCCAGCGACACCACCGACAGCGACGCTTCCCCAGATCAAGCCCCAGCCACCGGGACCGTGATAGTAGCGGATGGCCAGTACCGGTCCCAAGACCACCAACGGCGCATAGGCAACGACGTGCCATAGCGCGAACTGGAGATCGACCGTCCAAATCCAAGTCCGGTGCCAGAACGCACCCCAGCCTTCGACGATATCTTGGCGAAACGTCGAAACGCTTCGTTCCTGATGCGTCAGATCGGGAGGAAGACCTGCAAAGATGACGACCGTGCCGAGTGGCAAAAGACCTGAGAGCAAGAGTGCCCAACCGGGAAAGACCAGTGCTGCAAGAAAGCCGGCGATCGCGGGTCCTAGAATGTTGCCGGTGTTCCAATAGATGCTTCGAAGTGCATTGGCCTGTTGTCGATACTCCATTGGGATGACAGCCTGGAACCATCCCTCAAAGGCCGGAAAGAACAGTGAGTATGCAAACCCTACGATGAGCTGGGCTACCAGGTAAATCCAAAGTTCTTGCAATGCCAAGAGGCCAGCAAGCGCCATTACGACCCGCATCAGCCCAATGATCATGTCCGAGCCCATTACTAAGGGCTTACGCGCAACGCGATCGCCGATCACCCCAGCAAAGAAGAGCACCGCGACTGTGGCTATCGCCTGAGCCCCTAGTACATATCCGTAATCACTGGCCGAGTGAAAACGGTCCAGAATCGTGAAGCTCAACGCCACTGGCAACATGCCGGAACCGAATGAGGCCAGCGAGCGGGCAATGACAAGTCTTCGCACCACGCGATTGCCCCAGACTTCGCGCGCCGACGCCACCTTCACCCCTCATGAATTGTTCAGGAATCCTCAATCTCCAGGCTAGCCCTCAAGCCTGACGGTCACGTGCAGCCGAAGCTGTGAAAGGGTGTAGACCAGGGACGAAATGACGAATGAGTGGTATCCATCGCGGTACCTCGCGCCCCTCACCAGAATTGTTTGACATAAGGGAAGTTGACTCCTTTCCGTCCGGTTGGCCTTGTCGGTATCTACTCTGGGACGCTAGTGATGCATGCGCAACTTGGTCAACGGGGGAGTCGCGTGGAGTTCGGCAATACTACCGGACGCCCGATTCGTTAGCATATCGCGCTCACCATGAGAGGTGCGAAGCGGTAGGCAGCCCTTATCCATGCGCCAACGCTCTCCTTGCCCAGCTGCGTTGCGCTTACCAATGCCATACCGGTTTGGTGTCCGCCACTATGCAATTGTTTGTCCGCCACTGCATGGTTGCGCGTGTTTGTCAAGAGCTACAACCCTATCGTTGCCGAGGCTGATGGTGTGGATCAACTCTGTCGTCTATCAACCATTCACACTCTTAAGCGAGCATGTTGTGAAACTGCCTCTTATAATTCCGATAGATGGTCGGATTGCCTTGCTCTAAGGCGGTGCCACTCATGTTCGGCTTGGCGCTGTGCCGCTGGACGCATGCAGTGACCCGGTTGGCAGCCAGCCTTCATTGAGTAACGCCAGAAGCTTCCTGTTTCATGGTCGCAGCCATTGGCGTGGCGCGTCGCTCGTGAAAAACACTTCGGGACTTATCGTTTTCGTGAGACTCTCTCTCGAATGGTTCTTGTCGTTTGTGGTCACAGGACGTCGCAGGGGGCGAACTGACGACAGGGTTCAGTCATGACACACGTTCCAAACTCGCCAGATTCTTGTCCCTTGTCCCTGCCAGAGCTACTCCGGCGGTGCTTGAGGAGGTGGTGAAGATGGTGGTGGGTCAGGGGGTTGTGGAGACAGCCTCGCTGAGTAGATGGAGCGTAAGTCGAAGCGCCGCGAGATGAGGGTTGCTCCAACGGCGGCAATGAGGATCGGTGCAGTGATAGCGATCGTACGCGTGAGCTCGATAGTCATCGCGATACCAGTGAGGGGTGCTTCTATGGCGCCAGCCAATAGTGCCGCTGCTCCGATCACGGCGAAGGCCGCGACCGATGGTCCTGGCCACATGAGCAACCAAAGGTGGCCAATAAGTGCGCCGAAAATTGCGCCGAAGCTCATGGTCGGGGTAAAGAGGCCACCGGACGCTCCGCTGCGCAGACAGGCAGCGGTGGCTACCGGCTTGAGTGCCGCAAGTGCGAGAAGAACCAACAGACCAGCACTGGCCGAGCCGGTGAAGGCATATTGCGCGAGATCGACACCGTTACCCAGCAGAAGTGGGTACGAGATCGCGACGAAACCTAATGCGGTGAAGACGAGAACTGGTTGGATGAAGAGAAGTCGCCCCTTGGGCCGGTGATCACTCGCCCAAGTGATGATCTTGACATAACCAGCAGACGCAAGACCCATGACGGGCCCAATGACGATAGCGAAGACGATCAGTGAGGTGGTGGGGTTCGCCAGTTTGGGCACAAAGTACACAGTGTGAGCGGGGAGAGTAATCCACGATACAACTACCGCAATTCCCGATGTCAATAAGGCGGGAAGCACAAGCGGCAGCGACATCGTGCCGAGGTAGATCTCAAGAGCAAAGAGTGCTCCGGCGAGAGGGACATTGTAGACCGCGCCGAGCCCGGCACCTGCTCCACAGGCAATCAGGAGCGATCGTTGTTCTGGGGGGAGTGAGAACCTTCGTGCCAGAAAGCTACCGGTGGCAGCGCCCGTGCGTTGGGGTGCCGCTTCGCGCCCTATGGACCCTCCCATCGCAACGGTGATCTCCGAGAGCACCCCCGTAGCGAGCGTTCGAATGAGCGACAGGTTTCCTGTTCGTGACCATACGACCTCGGTTGGTTCGCCTCCGGTGCTGCCGGTAAAGCGGCGTAGTGCCCACAGCCCGAGACCGGTGACCATACCACCGATGGCGAGTACAACGACGAGTCGTAAGGCGCTGTGGGCTGCGACGGCGTTTGAGAACTCGCCCGAGTGGTAATCAAAAGCGATGTGTTGCACGGTTCGGAGGACTCCCATCATCACCATCGCTCCGATACCTGCCCCGACGCCGGTGAGCAGTACCAACACCCAGAAGCGCGGTGGAAGGTCCGCAAGGCGGGGTGGGACATTCGCCTGTTCGGCGCCTCGTGAATCCGAGTTGTGACTTGTCTGGTTCAGTCGACCAAAGAAGCGGTGAATCAGTCGTTGGAGACGACGGAGTAGCGGATCATTCAACGTGCAAACGACCTTTGATCCGTAGCGCGCCATAGGCGGATATGTTGACATCTCATCAGAGGCGGCGAGATGCTGTAGCTCTCTCCGAGGGCGGTCAACGCCCTCCTACTGGACCGATGCAACCCGGTGAACTTCTTTACGCGGACTTGATGAGTCATGGTTGAGATAGCTCCGTTCCACGTTGATGATTGGTGAGTCTATCTGGTACACGTGGGAACGATAGGGGTCCGATAGTGTCATCCAAGCGTTCGCATCACTCTAACTATGGGTATCCATGAAGATAGAGTTTCCTGACGTTGATGGGTAAGGTGCGCAAGGATAGAGCCGGGGGCTCTTCCTACCTGGGGAATGCGCAATAGTTCGCTGATGGGCCTCTTTGGTGGCGACTAGCTTTCGATGTCAAGGTGATCGTTCTTGGGAAACGCTGATGGAGCAGAACGCGTGATGAGTGATTACTGAAGATGTCGTTGCGCTCTCTTTGGTCACTCGGACATCAGGGTGTGACACGGGTGCCGAGCATGTCGATGCGGAGGAGCTGCGCCGATTGGAGATGAAGGGTGGGGCGCAGGCTCACTACCCCGTGGCCCTTGCTAGACAAGAGCGCTGTCGATAACGTCCGCCATGGTCTCACGACTGACATATTGAACGCCAACGAGCGGAGTTTATCGTGGTGGTGAGAATACTGGTGATCCAAAGACGCCTGTCGCACTAGATCGGCACAACGAGCGGATCAGCGGTACGAAGCTGGTGAAGATAGGCCTCAGCACCTGCAAGAAAGATCCAGTTCAACGCTCCTGCCGCGAGTATAAAGGTCAGGATCAGGATAAAGATGAGACCAAATGATTGCAGCTGGGTGGCCATTCCGCCGATGATGAAGGTAGCAAAGCTGGCGGCAAATGTTGCAGTCGATCCTCCAGTGGAGAGCCGTTGTCCCCATGTCTGGGGTGCACTCCTTGGAAAGTATGCCAATGCCATCAGTACAACGGTGGCGTCTGCTAGCCCAAGGAAGGCGGCAATAGCCCCCGACAGCAACGCGCGTGTGGGGTCACCGTGGAGGGTGGCTAAGAATACGGCCACGAAGAGTAGCATGCCGATCGCTACCCACCACAAGGTGAAAAGATAGGTGAAAGTCGTACGCGTTATCGGTGTCACCAGAAGCGGTCGGAAACGGTCAAATCCCCACAGTGCAACAATGCGTGCGACACCCATTGCCATCTGTGCACCAAAGAAGAGAAGTAAGCCCAGGTTTAAGCCACCCCTGCCAAGTCCCAAGAGGATCAACAGCGGCACGACCGTGGAGAAGATGAGCGTACCGACCAGGTTCTCGCGGATCAGGAGGCGCAGCAGGATGCGGCTAAGCGTGATCGCCTCTGACCAGGGACCTGGACTTGGCTGGCGGCGGATCATGGAAAGGCCTGCTGTCCCTTGCCAATCGGAATCCTCGTTCTCCGCTAGTTCCTTGGCTGCTGGTTCTGAGAGTGACGGTGCCGGCAGGTGAGGTGTTAAGATAACAGCGTTCTGTCGCTTCATAGCACCCTCTTTGCGGGGTTGCGCGACGATCCGCCAACCCCCATAGCCGACCAGACCTGCAACGAGGAGTTCGACGAAGATACCAATCGCGAATGGAACTGGTGCTCGTTGTGCCATTCCGGTGAAGATGCCTCCAGGCAATGCCAGTGCTGCCAGGCGGATCGTCGCTCCAGACGTCATGTGGATGATCGTCCGGCTCAACTGTTGGTGGTCTAAGGTGATTGAGGCAATGACCAGGATAAGAAAAGGGTTCCCCAAGATTGCGATGATCCACTTGTGCACGGAGGTGGGAAGGAATCGCACCATGCCCCCTCCCGCGATCAGTGTCAATCCAATCGCGATGGCCATTGATTCAATCGCTGCGATGATGCAGAGCAGATATTCGATGAAGTTGCCATGAATCAAAGAGACGATGAGCAGTTCCATCAGGAACGTTACGACCGCAGCGCTTGCGAACGTAGCGATGTTGCCGGCAACGAAGGAGGTGAGGATATCCGCGCTCTGTCGGACGGGTAGCAGTCTTGCCACTCGTTGGCTACTCTTGCTTGCGAGCACGATCGAGAGGGTCCCAATGCCACCCAAGACTAGAAAGATCGCCAGAAGATTAGCGGCCACAACCAGGAAGGGGATCGTCGCTGTGGCGTTGCCTGGGAAGAACCGATGTTCGGTGCCAGCTATGGCCGCAAAGATCACGAGGGTAAAGATCAACATGATCCCGGTGCTCAACGTCAACCTTGGCCACACACGCGCGTTTGGTAGGCCCTTATTGGTGACGCGATACCGAGCCTTGATGCTCGCAACAAGGAGGAGCCAGGTAACGGTCCTTGCTCTAGCTGGTTGAGGTCGCATCGGGGTGGTCCTGGTGGTCAGTGAGGGCGAAAAAGACCTCCTCGAGGTCGGCTCCCTCCTGGAGCACTGCCTTCGATCGGAGTTCGGAAAGTGCGCCGGACGCTAGCACTCGTCCATTGGACAGAATGGTAGCTCGATGTACCACCGATTCCACCAGTTCAAGCAGGTGGCTCGAGAAGATGATGGTCTTGCCCTGGCTGGCCAATTCGGTGATGAGCTCACGGACGCGACGGATCCAACGCGGATCGAGCCCGACGGTGGGTTCATCGAGGAGGAGCACCAAAGGGTCGGGCACCAGGGCGAGGGCGAGGGCGAAACGTTTTTTCATACCGCGTGAGAATCCGGCCACTCGCTCATCAGCGTGTTCATTTAACCCCACGAGCTTGAGGAGCTCAACGGTTCGCCTAGGTAGTTCCTGCTGATAACCAAAGGCGTGAGCAAAAAGATCAAGGTGTTCACGGGCGGTCAACTGCGAGAGGAAGATTGGTTCGTCAGCCACGTAGCCGATGAGACTTCTGATGGACGTGGGGTCCGGCCAGACCGATTTCCCATCGATCAGTACCTGCCCACTCACCGGGGGAACGAGTCCTGCAAGGATGTTGAGAGTGGTCGTCTTGCCTGCACCGTTGGATCCGAGCAGACCGTGCACCTCACCCGTTGGAATTGAGAGCGAGAGGTCAAAAAGCACCTGTCGTTCCCGAAACGCCTGCACCAAGTCGGTCGCAACAAGAACCGGACTGGCCGCTGGCAGAGGAGCACTCATAGGATGTCACTGTAGTAGTTATGGATCATTGTTCGGCACCATTTCCCGGATCAATGCCTGATGGATTTGAGCCACAACCGTGCTCACCTGGCGAGTTGGGAGGCGGTGCGTCGGGTCTGCCAAAGGGAGGGCTTCTGGTGGCAATCCTCAGTCAGTCACGGTTTGTCCTGTTGGTGAGTTCTGACATTTGGGTTCAATGCCATGAGGCGGGCGATCTTGGCTACGCGGTGAACAGCGGCGATTCGGCCAGGCGTGGCCAGCTTTGAGGCAGTGTGTCTCATTGAGGGTCTGTCGCGCCGCACCAGCACCGTGGGCCGCGAAGGCAGTGAGGCTAGCCATGTCTGGGACCCGGTGGTTCTTCGCTGGTGAGTGTTCGTTGGACTAGCGCGAGGCAGGTGGATAGGCGGCGGCATCCACCGCTTGGGTACGCCTCTTGTTGGCGGGAAGAATCAGCCACTGCACGCTGGGGTGGACGGATTGGGGCCATAGATTCACGCTCACGAAGAGGATAACGACAAAGGGAACGAACCCGCCCATCAGGAGACCGAGAAGACCGTGATTGAAGTGCTGTACCCAGGCCAGTTTGGTGGTGTGGGCGACGAAACCAATGGATACTCGAATGAGTCCCAGAAGTATACCACTGATGAGGATCTGGAGCCAAGGATCGAAGTGCCGACGCAGCAACCTCATTGACATAGGTTAGCAGACAGGCGATTGATTTGTCAAACGTTCGGAACAGATCGTCAGACAACGCATGAGCTGCTGAGCTCGACGTGCTGCATGGGTGCTTTGATGATTGGGGGTACTCATCGTCTGGTGTCGTTTCTCTTTACGCCCCTGTCCGTACCAGCTTGTGGCTAGAACCATGTCATGGGCTGGCAGTACATCAACACATCGCAAACAAGGAAGCCTTCGTGTGTGATGAGGGATTTGCGGCAAAGTTTTTTAGTGAAATGCTATACGAGCTATCTCTCGAGAGAGTATTATCGAGAGATGGCTCTTGAGAAAACCGCTGTAGATCCCGAAACGAAGAGATTGACCGATGCGCAGGCGATGCGGGCACTGACGCATCCGGTCAGGATTGCTCTCCTTGAAGTGCTCGCTGTCCACCAGAGTTTGACGGCAACGCAGGCGGGCGAGTTGATCCGAGAGACCCCTACTACCTGCTCTTTTCATTTCAGGCAGCTGGCTAAATATGGGTTTGTCGAGGAGGCCACGCCAGGCAAGGGGAAGGGGCGCCAGCGACCATGGAAGCTGGTGCATATGGGTTTTACGATCCAGGGAGAGGATCTTGATCCCGAGGCTCGCATCGCAGCAGATGTGTTGACTCAAATGTTCTTCCGCAGGGCGCTAGGGCGATTTGAACGCTGGCAACGTATCCATGGATCCTACCCAGGGGAATGGGACCGAGCGAGTACGGCTGACCAAACTGGCTTGTTCGTGACGGCGACGGAGCTGGCCGAGGTCAATGCCAAGGTGAGGGAGGTGCTTGCAGCCTACCGGGACCGTCTGGTC harbors:
- a CDS encoding VOC family protein, producing MASRLFNIAVGANNPHALAEFWCQVLGWDVIEDDEVFDYVSIGSPDHSLPVIDFLKVPDLKSRKNRLHLDLRADGTTTKEELARLEGLGARRVDIGQGPDVSWIVLADPEGNEFCLLGKTAQEFLGAKA
- a CDS encoding MFS transporter, whose protein sequence is MASAREVWGNRVVRRLVIARSLASFGSGMLPVALSFTILDRFHSASDYGYVLGAQAIATVAVLFFAGVIGDRVARKPLVMGSDMIIGLMRVVMALAGLLALQELWIYLVAQLIVGFAYSLFFPAFEGWFQAVIPMEYRQQANALRSIYWNTGNILGPAIAGFLAALVFPGWALLLSGLLPLGTVVIFAGLPPDLTHQERSVSTFRQDIVEGWGAFWHRTWIWTVDLQFALWHVVAYAPLVVLGPVLAIRYYHGPGGWGLIWGSVAVGGVAGGLWAFRSRSRRPLRLGLLALFSTVSILLALAFHLSIGYVLVAGALSGMGLEYFSSLWGTLMQNHVPPEVMSKVTSFDWLASSALLPLGYAIAVPFSHLVGQGGVLEIGASYIVVSTLLVLAVPQVWSLPRAPEPLDS
- a CDS encoding chloride channel protein, with amino-acid sequence MSTYPPMARYGSKVVCTLNDPLLRRLQRLIHRFFGRLNQTSHNSDSRGAEQANVPPRLADLPPRFWVLVLLTGVGAGIGAMVMMGVLRTVQHIAFDYHSGEFSNAVAAHSALRLVVVLAIGGMVTGLGLWALRRFTGSTGGEPTEVVWSRTGNLSLIRTLATGVLSEITVAMGGSIGREAAPQRTGAATGSFLARRFSLPPEQRSLLIACGAGAGLGAVYNVPLAGALFALEIYLGTMSLPLVLPALLTSGIAVVVSWITLPAHTVYFVPKLANPTTSLIVFAIVIGPVMGLASAGYVKIITWASDHRPKGRLLFIQPVLVFTALGFVAISYPLLLGNGVDLAQYAFTGSASAGLLVLLALAALKPVATAACLRSGASGGLFTPTMSFGAIFGALIGHLWLLMWPGPSVAAFAVIGAAALLAGAIEAPLTGIAMTIELTRTIAITAPILIAAVGATLISRRFDLRSIYSARLSPQPPDPPPSSPPPQAPPE
- a CDS encoding ABC transporter ATP-binding protein; translated protein: MSAPLPAASPVLVATDLVQAFRERQVLFDLSLSIPTGEVHGLLGSNGAGKTTTLNILAGLVPPVSGQVLIDGKSVWPDPTSIRSLIGYVADEPIFLSQLTAREHLDLFAHAFGYQQELPRRTVELLKLVGLNEHADERVAGFSRGMKKRFALALALVPDPLVLLLDEPTVGLDPRWIRRVRELITELASQGKTIIFSSHLLELVESVVHRATILSNGRVLASGALSELRSKAVLQEGADLEEVFFALTDHQDHPDATSTS
- a CDS encoding helix-turn-helix domain-containing protein; the encoded protein is MALEKTAVDPETKRLTDAQAMRALTHPVRIALLEVLAVHQSLTATQAGELIRETPTTCSFHFRQLAKYGFVEEATPGKGKGRQRPWKLVHMGFTIQGEDLDPEARIAADVLTQMFFRRALGRFERWQRIHGSYPGEWDRASTADQTGLFVTATELAEVNAKVREVLAAYRDRLVDPSLRPTDARLIEVLYLAYPMDLDSAVVAQNIDSEEK